In Aspergillus oryzae RIB40 DNA, chromosome 6, one genomic interval encodes:
- a CDS encoding uncharacterized protein (predicted protein) encodes MARPFQNPYEPVDSPGADNPLSPQPRGGTPISFKTNVNRAKTKRWVEAKKISYDGNDWGDDEYDEYDEDPVPPPPQQQPLNQSTGDLPGLASRNIPKPWALGMDRSRSMDQVMTLGTGPVADSRSHSADRNAEEQNHNLPLRSADIYSRLREQTVGPGSPPSLSRASTDPVPTTSPAGQEAKGKQSENQSVPSRPQNDVPIIGLPDIRRLSGFGADLTAAPSSDAQKDQPAEPQQQEPQLHHNPSVGFRSVVNQAFDVPETPSTIIDSITRSDSNSTSIISPIIPPRGTNEKTPTIEEEPESTSPPRGFKPGHRRDLSVPSPDNSPLRRPIITNNDTIAPESLAEMSSDLPSDSPQDQSTPTYQQATVQPTTTAAEDRPAPLKISGNMSPPENSIPTIVPSLSTENSPQDTESDRLRKEIIRSLSRENTPSEEPDPQDRSRPQTSRQDSLIPSEYERYWNETASASPQGEFKPVLGYNPAQNESQDLYSSSPLQTSTTAPNAAPQQDITPKLKRRFSWESASSEEQLVPATNVQSPPVGPIPGQFPVVDEKSLQPEPEPELEPNTVAPPVETHDEAERDNVPEKPKLTIIPPSATDNSSIVSGRYLPEVANAQTVGDAYSPAGANQDAVTPAPALAPTQSPSIEASLLGFRDILELKTSDERVKAFNKTRDQFVTIDTGLNNWLRVTIHAHPEYADVVQQSLKQTTDESKYPVPRAKFPKLSSLGNLVSSHQEGSSGSGHVRRPSTHLGSMMNKQHVEQRGKDFLHTAGVFGGKAGEAAKGLFAKGRSKFKGGGSDKVEP; translated from the exons ATGGCTCGCCCATTTCAGAACCCGTACGAGCCGGT GGATTCTCCCGGCGCCGATAACCCTTTGTCGCCCCAGCCACGTGGCGGCACCCCCATATCGTTTAAAACGAACGTGAATCGCGCGAAGACAAAGCGCTGGGTTgaagcgaagaagatttCTTACGATGGCAATGACTGGGGTGACGATGAGTACGATGAATACGACGAGGATccagttcctcctccaccgcaaCAACAACCTTTGAATCAAAGCACCGGGGACCTCCCAGGTTTAGCGTCCAGAAACATACCTAAGCCCTGGGCTCTTGGAATGGATCGCTCTCGGTCAATGGACCAGGTAATGACGCTAGGGACCGGCCCTGTGGCGGATAGCCGTAGTCACTCAGCCGACCGCAACGCAGAAGAACAGAATCACAACCTCCCATTACGCTCAGCCGACATCTATAGCCGGTTACGCGAGCAGACAGTGGGGCCAGGAAGCCCTCCAAGCTTGAGTCGGGCCTCCACAGATCCAGTACCTACAACTAGCCCGGCAGGACAGGAAGCAAAAGGAAAGCAATCCGAGAACCAGAGTGTTCCTTCAAGACCTCAGAATGATGTTCCTATCATTGGGCTCCCAGATATCAGGCGTCTGTCAGGATTCGGCGCAGATCTCACGGCTGCACCTTCGTCTGACGCTCAGAAAGACCAACCCGCCGAACCACAGCAGCAAGAACCTCAATTACACCATAACCCCTCCGTCGGATTTCGGTCTGTGGTTAATCAAGCTTTTGACGTTCCGGAGACACCGAGCACTATCATCGATAGCATTACACGGTCGGATAGCAATAGCACGTCGATAATAAGCCCGATTATCCCTCCTCGTGGCACAAACGAGAAGACACCAACGATTGAGGAAGAGCCGGAGAGTACATCTCCACCGAGAGGCTTTAAACCTGGTCATCGCCGTGATTTGAGTGTTCCTAGTCCAGATAACAGTCCTTTGAGACGGCCAATAATCACCAATAACGATACCATCGCTCCCGAATCATTAGCAGAGATGTCGTCGGACCTTCCATCTGACTCGCCTCAGGACCAGTCCACGCCAACATATCAACAAGCTACCGTGCAACCGACTACCACAGCCGCAGAAGATCGACCTGCACCGCTCAAAATCAGTGGTAACATGTCTCCGCCTGAAAACTCTATTCCCACCATTGTTCCCTCCCTGAGTACGGAAAATTCACCGCAAGACACCGAGAGTGACAGATTGAGGAAGGAGATCATTCGTTCTTTGAGCCGAGAAAACACCCCTTCTGAGGAACCGGACCCACAAGACAGGTCCAGGCCTCAAACGAGTCGGCAGGATAGTCTCATTCCGAGCGAATATGAACGATACTGGAACGAAACAGCTAGTGCCAGCCCTCAGGGGGAGTTCAAACCCGTCCTTGGATACAACCCCGCGCAGAATGAGTCCCAGGATTTATACTCCAGTAGTCCACTGCAGACGTCTACTACTGCACCAAATGCAGCTCCGCAACAAGACATAACCCCTAAGTTGAAGAGGCGATTCTCCTGGGAGTCTGCCTCCTCCGAGGAACAGCTTGTGCCCGCGACAAATGTCCAATCCCCTCCAGTAGGGCCGATCCCCGGACAATTTCCTGTGGTTGACGAGAAAAGTCTTCAGCCCGAACCCGAGCCCGAACTTGAGCCCAACACTGTGGCTCCACCAGTTGAGACACATGATGAGGCTGAACGCGATAATGTGCCTGAGAAGCCCAAGCTGACCATTATACCCCCGTCTGCCACAGACAACAGTAGCATCGTTTCGGgtcgatatcttccagaagTTGCCAATGCCCAAACCGTTGGAGATGCCTATTCCCCAGCAGGTGCAAACCAGGACGCCGTAACACCTGCGCCTGCACTTGCACCAACGCAGTCACCATCTATTGAAGCAAgcttgcttggcttccgtgatatcctcgagTTGAAGACCTCCGACGAACGGGTGAAAGCGTTCAACAAAACCCGAGACCAGTTTGTGACGATCGACACCGGTCTCAATAATTGGCTCCGGGTTACGATTCATGCCCACCCTGAGTACGCAGATGTTGTGCAGCAAAGTTTGAAACAGACAACAGATGAGTCCAAGTACCCTGTGCCCCGGGCCAAATTCCCTAAACTGTCGTCTCTGGGGAACCTCGTGTCGTCTCACCAGGAAGGGTCGTCCGGGTCAGGCCATGTTAGACGTCCTTCGACTCATCTTGGTTCCATGATGAATAAACAGCATGTGGAACAACGAGGGAAGGATTTCCTCCACACCGCTGGTGTGTTCGGCGGCAAAGCGGGCGAAGCCGCCAAGGGCCTGTTTGCCAAGGGCAGGAGTAAATTTAAAGGTGGAGGGTCAGACAAGGTAGAGCCTTAA